TAGTCCGGCACAGCCGCATCGGGCACAGCCGCGTCAAAGCCGCCCGCCCCCGCCAAGGTTTCCGCACGGGTAAACAGGCACAGGCCGTCCAGGGCGTCTACGGTCCGGGCCATCATATTCCAGTTGAACCAGCCGGGCGTATGGCGGGGCATGCCCGACAACACCGGGGCCAATGTGCCGCTGGCGTCCGTGAGGTAGCCGCAGTGCAGACTCGTTTCATTACGGCGCAGCAGCTTGCCGCCCACAGCGCCCACGCCCGCACGGCACAGGYAGGCCACCAGTTCCTCCAGCCAGCCCGGCGTCACCGGCGCCACGCCGCCGGATAGAAAGCCCAGCACCTGCCCCTGCGCCTTTTGCGCGCCCCATTGCAGGCATTGCGCCTGGGAAAAATTTTTCGGATGCAGAACCAAATGGATATTTTTCTGGCCCTCAGTCAGCCGCCGCGCCTTGACAAGCTGGCGTTGCGGAACGGCTTCGCTGCACACAACAAGTATTTCATATTTGCCGTAGGCGGTATTCTCCTGCAAGGCGGCAAGCTGGGCCTGCAACGGGGCAAGATCCTCTCCCATATGGCAGATCAGACTTACCAGGGGCCGCTTGTGGGGCAGCGGATGCCTGACCCGCAAAAACTGAGAACCCTCCAACACCTCCACCACGGCTGCAGAACCAGCTGCGTCCAGATAGTCCTGCAGCGCCCGCCGCGCACTCTCCACCGCCTCGCTTTTAACGCCCACATCCGTAGCCGTGCTGCCCGCATGGGCGCGCCAGTGGTAGAGCACATGGGGAATATGGATGAGGCGCGCGGCGTCCGCCCCCGCCACATAACGCAAAAGCAGATCATAATCCTGTGAACCGCGGACCCCCTCACGGAAACCACCCAGTTGGCGTATCTTGTCCGTGCGGTACACGCCGAGATGACTCACGAAATTCTGGCCGCAGAGCAGTTCCCAATCCCACTTGTCGTTTTTAAGATAGGGATAAAACAGAGAGCCATCCTCGCGGATTTTATCCTCATCAGAAAAAAACAACAGGCCGTCGGGGTAATCCTGTATGGCTGCGGCCACCTGACGCAGGGCGTCCGGGGTCAGCAGATCGTCCTGATCCAGCAGTACGGTCCAGGGATGACGCGCCATCTCCAGTGCCGTATTGGTGGCGGCGGCGATATGGCCGTTTTTCTCCCGCCTGGTATAGCGGATTCTGCCGTCTCCGGCGGCATAGTCGACCAGAATGGCGGCCACATGGGGGTCGGTGGAGGCGTCGTCCGCGACGCACAGCTCCCAGTGCGGGTAGTCCTGGGCCAAAACAGATTCCAGCGCGGCAACAAAATGCTCTGCCTTGGGATTGTAGACCGGCATGAGAACAGAAAAACGCACAGGCGGCTCCCCAGCCTCCACGGACTGCGGCGCGGCTGCGGCACGACCCGGCAGGTCCGCCAACTCCCGCCACAAGGTATAGGTCCAGTCCTCGTGGGGCATGAGGGGGATGTCCATCTCAGCCGCCATACGCCGCAGCGCCGCAAGGCAAGGCAGATAGCGTTCCGTCCGGAAGGACTCCGCCCCGGCAAGCCATGCGGCATACTGCTCAGCCAGAGGGGCCAGGCCGAGGTGTGCGCACCACGCGCGCATTTCTTCTGCTTTTTTAAGATATTGATCAAAGGGTTTACAAAAGGAAATCCCAAGATGCAGCGCCTTTACGGCAGCCTGAGCGTCATGCGCGGCGCGGGCAGAAGCGCAGAGCCGCATGGCCCCTTCCGGCGAAGGGTACAACTTGAACCATGTAAATTCCAGCGCCGCACGGATGGACGCATTCTCCTCCTTTTGGGTCAGGGCACTCCAGCCTTTTTCCCAAAAAGGATTGTGCAGCAACAGATCTTTGAGAACCGCTGCCGGGGCCTTGTCCGCGACCCTGTCCAGACGCGCGCGCTGATCGGGCGGCAAAAAAATCTGCAACGTCTGCCACGGCCCAATATGCGGCCGCAGCCCATCATCTTTCACATGTTGGTGCCAGTCCGGAACAAGCAGCTGCAGGCCGTGTTCCATCAGATAGGCGGAATTTTCTTCCTCGTGGCTGTGTCTGCCGGGGGTCTGGCTGGTGTGGTGAATGACCCTGGCTTCGGGGTTGACGGTCATGCGATAGCCCTGGTGGCTGAGCCGGGCGCAGAGGTCCACGTCCTCGAATCCATTGATGTAGTGCTCGTCAAACAGGCCCACTTCCATGAATACCGACCGCCGCATAACCATGCAGGCGGCGGTGATGACCTGAAAAAACCGCCGTTTTTGCGCCAAAGGGCTCTCCGCCGGAATGCCCTCGTAAAGATGACCAACGCTCATAAAAGGAGAAATGCGTACCCCCAGATGCTGCACCGTATACCCGAAAGGTTCACTTTTCGGATACAGCAGCAAGGGGCCGGTGGCGGCAATGTCCGGCCATGCGGCAAAATCGTCCAGCAGAGGCTGATACCAGCCGGGCAGCGGCTCCGTATCATTATTGAGAAAAATGAGAAATTCCCCGGCCGCCATCCTGGCCCCCAGGTTGGAGGCCGGGCCGAAGTTCAAATTGGTTGCGGAGCGGTGGTAGCGAAAGGCCTCCCCAAACAGCGTGCGGCCAAGAACGGGGCAGGCCTGAGGCGTCACATCCGTGGAGCCGTTGTCCACTATAATGACTTCCACGTCCCGGTCTTTGATAGTGGCCGCCAGGGCCTTGAGGCAGGCGCGCGTCAGGTTCCACTGATTAAACACCGGGATAATGATGGAGGATTCAACCGCAGACATCCGCCCCCCTGAGTCACGGCACAGCGCGTCATTATTGTTTTTTAGAGGTACACCAATAAATTCCACACCGCAAACACTCGCCAGGGGCACACGCCCACCCGCACCAAGGGCGGCCGTGCCGTCCACCCGGCAGGGCAAAGATATGCAAGCATTGTGCCTGACTGTCGGCCGCTTCAGGGCCTACCGCGCGAGGGACGCCTCCCTAGAGTATTTAACAC
This portion of the Desulfovibrio legallii genome encodes:
- a CDS encoding glycosyltransferase → MSAVESSIIIPVFNQWNLTRACLKALAATIKDRDVEVIIVDNGSTDVTPQACPVLGRTLFGEAFRYHRSATNLNFGPASNLGARMAAGEFLIFLNNDTEPLPGWYQPLLDDFAAWPDIAATGPLLLYPKSEPFGYTVQHLGVRISPFMSVGHLYEGIPAESPLAQKRRFFQVITAACMVMRRSVFMEVGLFDEHYINGFEDVDLCARLSHQGYRMTVNPEARVIHHTSQTPGRHSHEEENSAYLMEHGLQLLVPDWHQHVKDDGLRPHIGPWQTLQIFLPPDQRARLDRVADKAPAAVLKDLLLHNPFWEKGWSALTQKEENASIRAALEFTWFKLYPSPEGAMRLCASARAAHDAQAAVKALHLGISFCKPFDQYLKKAEEMRAWCAHLGLAPLAEQYAAWLAGAESFRTERYLPCLAALRRMAAEMDIPLMPHEDWTYTLWRELADLPGRAAAAPQSVEAGEPPVRFSVLMPVYNPKAEHFVAALESVLAQDYPHWELCVADDASTDPHVAAILVDYAAGDGRIRYTRREKNGHIAAATNTALEMARHPWTVLLDQDDLLTPDALRQVAAAIQDYPDGLLFFSDEDKIREDGSLFYPYLKNDKWDWELLCGQNFVSHLGVYRTDKIRQLGGFREGVRGSQDYDLLLRYVAGADAARLIHIPHVLYHWRAHAGSTATDVGVKSEAVESARRALQDYLDAAGSAAVVEVLEGSQFLRVRHPLPHKRPLVSLICHMGEDLAPLQAQLAALQENTAYGKYEILVVCSEAVPQRQLVKARRLTEGQKNIHLVLHPKNFSQAQCLQWGAQKAQGQVLGFLSGGVAPVTPGWLEELVAXLCRAGVGAVGGKLLRRNETSLHCGYLTDASGTLAPVLSGMPRHTPGWFNWNMMARTVDALDGLCLFTRAETLAGAGGFDAAVPDAAVPDYCLRLDGQGLRTVWWPFAAFVLLDDKKARRCDDWMDTAAFAARWKGRLTPFSRDLAATRQGWALQTDAVGSEAAGGILRLEAEGVPKDFSPEEYLLLYPDVRASGMDPLIHYLQCGRQEGRKPCCSHIDYSGLTPERLARFRAAPPGDVVVCTSVAGNYERLLPPAYLNDGWRYVCYTDTPMESYGIWEMRPIPYANADPTRRSRWAKLHLPELFPDARWVLWQDANFVIVGDLSPVLNFHDGSLPLYSITHPVRDCIYDEASACIMAKKDTTEVLKKQVEAYRMQGMPEHYGLYENNIFLINPNNDCTCELFLQWWKEYEMYSKRDQISLPYILYKNNMKTGVLFDKDFFFKKNSIICFLTHIETNLCAV